The genomic interval AACGGTCGAGGAAAAAGCTGTTTCATCCGTTGCAGCTGAAAAAGAGGAGAATGAGATTTCCTCCCCGGAACCCCAGGAATCGCCACCTGTAGCTGAAGAGAAAAATACCGCAGAAGAGCCTGTCCCTCCTCAACCCGCCATAATCTCTGAACCTGAAATTGCAGACGATACCGAAGATGAGTCTGAAGATGACGTCGATATGCCAGATGATCAGGAGATACCGGAAGAAGAGGAGCTGCCGGAGGAATCTTTGCTGCTTATCAAAGAGGAGTTGAGCAGGCTGCTCGCTCTCATGGGATATCCTTCGCAGGTTGAGGTAAGTAGTGCCGGAACCTCCGTTTTATGTCACGTCGGTGAGGAGTACGAAGACATACTTACCGGGCAGGATGGAAAGACTCTCGATTCGATCCAGTATCTGCTACGCAAAATTATCGCCAGAAAGGTACCCAACAGACTGCGTCTGACCGTTGATATCGGCAACTACCGGGAAAAGCGTCTCTCTGAGCTGAAGGAACGCGCCCTCGAACTTGCCGAGATGGTCAAGGTCGATGGTAAAACGCAGGTGATAGCAGCGCTGAGTCCGTCTGAACGACGCGTCATCCACATGAGCCTGCAGGAAGATAAAGAAATTCGCAGCAGGAGCGTAGGTGATGGTTTATTCAAAAAAATACTTATTTATAAACCGGGCAAGGGCGGTAAGAGCAGCGGCCGCAAGCGCAATAATTCGCGAGGCCGGAGAGGTCAGAGCAGCCGCAAAAAATCGAGTAGTTCCGAAGATTAAAAATAATCTTCTCCGATTACTCAGTTAGCGACTTACTCCGGAAAAGCTGACGTTTTTAAATCCGCGAATCGGCCTCTATAGCGACTCCATCATGACTGAGTATACAACCGATACGACTATTGCCGCCATTTCGACACCGCCGGGTTCCGGTGGTATCGGGATTATCCGTATTAGTGGGTCCTCGGCCCTGCCAGTGCTGCAGTCACTTTTTCAGCCCGGTAATCCTTCCTGCGATTTCCGCAGTCATCATCTTTTCCACGGAAATATTGTCGACCCTGATCAGCAGCGTATACTCGATGAAGTCCTCGTCGTCTACATGGCATCTCCAAAGACATATACCCGCGAGGATGTCGTTGAGATCCATTGTCACGGCAGCTTCCTTGTTCTCCAGTCCATACTTGAATTGATACTGCAGCGTGGCGTGGAACTGGCCGATCCGGGCGAGTTTACCAAACGCGCATTTCTCAACGGCCGGATTGATCTGACCAAAGCCGAAGCCGTGATCGATATTCTTGCTGCAAAAACCCGTAAAGGCATTGATATAGCCCAGGAGCAGCTGGCTGGCGCCCTTTATCAGCGCGTCGAAAAGATACGTGAGGCCTTAAAAGGCATGCGCGCTCTGATTGAGGTTTCCATCGATTTTCCCGATGAGGATGTAGAAATTGTCGATCGTGAGAGTATGGTGCGCAGGTTGAAAGCGGAGGTCATTGCGCCTATCGATCACCTGTTGCTCTGTGCCGATCAGGGAAGAATTTATCGAGAGGGCATTTCCGTGGTTATAGTCGGTCGGCCCAATGTCGGCAAGTCCAGCCTGCTCAATGCCCTGCTGCAGGAGGAGCGTGCCCTGGTGACCGCTATTCCCGGCACCACCAGGGACAGTATCGAAGAGCATATCGATGTCATGGGAATGCCCGTCCGAATCACCGATACCGCAGGTATCCGTGAGGGGGGCGACGAGGTGGAAGCCCTCGGCATCCAACGGGCGCGGAGGCTTCTCAACGAGGCCGATATCGTCTTCTTCATGATCGACGGCGCCGACGGAATTCTCGCCGAAGATACGGTGCTCTTTGCCAGCGTCTCTCATAAACAGAATATCCTGGTTATTAATAAAACCGACTTGTTGCAAGACACTGACCGGGCGACTTTTATTCCCTTTCAAAAGGATCTGCCGCGGGTATTTATATCTGCTAAAGAGCAGCATGGCATGGATGCTCTGAGGCGACTGCTCTTTGAGACCGTCACCGGAGCGAAAGATCAATGGCAGGAGGACGCCTGCGCCCCCAATCTTCGTCATAAGCAGAACCTGACCAAGGCCAAAGCCGCCGCCGATGGAATAGTTGACGGTTTGGAGATGGGAATAACCAATGATCTTCTCGCCGTCGACCTGCAGGAGTGTCTCGATCAACTCGGTGATATTGTCGGTGAAACCACTACCGAAGATATTCTTGATGTCATTTTTGAGCAGTTCTGTCTCGGGAAATAATCTCGTATTTTCACACATATTGTGTTCCCCAAACGCTTGTGGACAAGTGGGGTGATAGATTTTCTGCCTGGCCGGGGAACGGAGAAACGGCTATAGTAATTGTATACTGATATATCAACCATTTCTAAGCTGTTACACTCATCAATTATACGGTACAAAAAATGTCGACTATCGAATATTCGGAAAGCTTGATTGTCCACTTCCGCAGGGCCGAGATACTGCGGCAAGAAGCCCTGACGCTGCAGAATATCGATCTTTACGGGCGTCAGCTGGCCGATATAGAACTGCTGCTCAATCGGGGGATGTATCCTCTTGACGGCTATATGAACAGGGAAAATTACGAAGCAGTTCTTGATACCATGCGCCTGGTGGACGGCACCGTTTTCCCGATGCCGATCAGCCTCGATGTCACTGAAAAAACTGCCCACACACTGGAGATTGGCCAGCGGGTGGCTTTGAATGACCAGGAAGGCGTGTTGCTGGCCGTCTTAACGATCAGTGACATCTGGCCGATGGACAAAGACCGTGAGGCGGAGGCAGTCTATGGTACCAGGGATGCTTCACTCCATCCGGAGGTCCAGTCTCTTCTTGAAAGAGAGACCGACTGGTATGTCGGCGGTACCATGGAGGGGGTAAGTCTGCCTGTACATTATGATTTTCAGGATCTGCGTTTCACCCCGTCGGAGACGGTTCGCCGCTTTACCATGAATGGTTGGCGCAAGGTTCTCGGTTTCCATACCGATGATTATCTTCATTGTGCTCACCGGGAGATGGTATTGACTGCTGCCCGCCGGGCCGGTGCCGCTATCCTCCTGCACCCGGTGGCCGATCTATCTCACCCAGGCGATCTCGACTACTACACACAGGTGCGCTGTTATCAGCATTTCGTCGACAAATTTCCGCCAAACATGATTCTGCTGGGGCTGATGCCCCTGGCCGGCAGAAAATCCGGTCCCAGGGCGGCACTGTCGCAGGCGGTGATCAGGAAAAATTTCGGATGCAGCCACTTTATGGTCGCTGAAGATCATGCCGATCCCTTCATCAACGGCAACGACAGATTTTATCCCAGAGGGGCTGCCCAGGAACTGGTGGCGGAAATGGCCCCAAAGACAGGTATAGAGATGGTACCGCAGATTGATCTCGGCTATCTTCCCGAAAAAAAGATTTATGTGGAGATCTCCGCGGATCAAAAGGAGCAGGTCGAAACGATTTCCTCAAAAGAACTGCAGCGGCGCTTAACATCGGGGATATATATTCCTGAGTGGTTCTCGTATCCGGAGGTCGTGCAAGAACTGCAGCGCACCTTTCCGCCCAGATCGAAGCAGGGATTCACGGTATTTATGACCGGACTGTCGGGCTCGGGAAAATCGACCATTGCCAGGGTGCTTCTTGTCAAATTTCTGGAAATGCGGGATCGGCCTGTTACCCTCCTTGACGGTGATATTGTCAGGAAAAATCTCTCGTCAGAGCTTACCTTTACCAAGGAGCATCGTAATCTGAATATTACCCGCATCGGATTCGTTGCCAGCGAAATCACGAAAAACGGAGGCATCGCCCTTTGTGCTCCTATTGCGCCCTATGAAGGATCCCGCCAGGCGAACAGGGACTTGATCTCGCGCCGTGGCGGTTATATCGAGGTCTATGTTTCCACACCTCTGGAAGTATGTGAGGCCCGTGACCGCAAAGGACTTTACGCCAGGGCACGCGCCGGTATCGTCAAGGGTGTGACCGGAATAACGGATCCCTACGATCCGCCCAAAAACCCGGATATTGAAATCGACACCTCTGAGATAACGCCTATGGAGGCGGTTCAGGAGATTCTTTTGTACCTGCAGCAGCAGGGCTATATCGTCTGATATTGCTGAGCTTGATGAACCTGCGACGCGGAAGATCGGGCTTTTTAAAAGTCGGAGTTTTGGTCCGCAAGAGTGTTTATCGTGACACCATCGTGCTTGATTATCATGAAAAACAATCCCAGCCTTGAAATGGCCCTGAAAGTAATACGGGACCATCTCCCCGTTCTCCGTTCAGAAAACATATTGCTCAATCAGGCGCTGGGCCGTGTTTGTTCGGCATCTCTTTACGCTTCCGAATCTTATCCCTCCTTCAGCCAATCCAATCGAGACGGCTATGCCGTTGGCAAAACTCCTTTTGGGAAAACAAAGGACGGCCTGGAGTATCGTCTCGATGCTGAAATAGCAGCAGGCGATATACAAATAAGAAGGAACAGGCCGGGGTTCGCCCACCGGATAATGACGGGTGCCCCGGTTCCTCGTGGTGTCTGGAAGGTTATCCCTCAAGAGATGTGCAGGGAAAGAAAAGGGGGTGTTTTTATAGCTGAACAGACATTACTGGCGGCTGCCTCTCACATACAGAAGAGAGGTTCTTCACTGCGCCGGGGAGCCCTTTTGCTTCGTGACGGTGCGTGTCTTGGTCCAGCCCATCTGGCTCGACTGGCTGATTCAGGGTATGTCCAACTGCAGGTCTATCAGCGGCCCAAAGTAGCTTTTTTTTGCACCGGCAGCGAGCTTGTCGACAACCCGGCCAGGCAGAGCAGAGGGCAGAAGATATCATCGAACAGGTATCTGCTGGCCGCTCTTATCCACGGATTTGGCGGCCGAGGTGATGACTGTGGGGCAGTGCGGGATCAACGCGAGGCGCTGGAGAAACACCTTACCAGAGTTGAAGATGGCAACAGTGATATCATCATCAGTACGGGGGGAATGGGACCAGGCCGATACGATCTGATGGAGGAGACCTTTACCCGGTGCGGCGGCAAAATAATTTTCAGCTCACTGAAACTGCGGCCTGGGAAGTCCGTGCTTTTCGGCATTATCGGCAACAGCCTGTATTTCGGGCTGCCGGGCCCTCCTCAGGCCGTTCAGGCCTTATTCCATGTCCTCATACGTCCTGCTCTGTTAGCGATGCAGGGTCTGGTGCAATGGAAGACTGCGGCACGTGCCTATCTCAAGGAAGAGATGATGGTACGCAAGCCCGGGGTATTAAAGCTTCAGGAAGCCGTGCTGTCCGAAGAGAGAGGAGTCGTCATGGTCAGGCCTGCCGGCGGAAAGGAGACGGGCAACTGCTACCTCTTCTGCCCGGCTGCCAGAAAGCGCCTCAAAAAAGATGAGCTGGCGACCGTCCTGCCCTTGACTCCGCCGTCTTTTCTCTCCAGCTGAGCTGCAATGATGTTATCGTATCATCTGGCACCTGGGGCAGAAGACACTGGCTCTGCCGCTTATCACCTGTCTGACCAATGTTGTCGAGCAGGCCACGCAGGATTTTCCGTCGCGGCCATATACCCTGAAGTTCGCTTGAAAATAACCGCTGCCGCCGCCGGCATTGAGAAAATCGCTGATGGTCGATCCGCCGCATTCGATGGCCCAATTGAGAATTTCGCGTACCTTATTAAGGAGCAGCTGCCACTGTTTTTTACTCAGCTTTCCGGCAGGGGTTGCGGGGTGAATTCCGGCTGCAAATAAGCTTTCATTGGCGTAGATATTTCCAATCCCGGCGATGATCCTGCCATTCATGAGGAATGTCTTGACGGCCTGGGAACTGCCGCAGGCTTTATGATGCAGATACGCAGCCGTACAGGTATCACTGAAAGGTTCAGGGCCGGTTGACTGAAAAAAGCTTATCTCCGCTTCACCTCTTTCTTCCTGTGTGATCAGATGAACCGCTCCGAATCTTCTGACATCGTGATATCTCAGCTCAATATTGTCGCTGAGAATGAAGAAAAGATGATCATGTTTAGCATCCGGAGTCCCCTTGCTGAAGAGACCGAGCTGTCCGGTCATGCCTAGATGAATGATGAGGAGATCGCCGCGGTCTGTCGGTAAAAGGAGGTATTTGGCACGGCGGCCGACATCGGTGATAACGGCATTTGTCATTCTCTCCCGAAGGAGGCCTTCGGGCACAATGGTGCGTAGATTCTTGCCGCTCCAGCGAAAGCCGAGAACCTTTCTGTTCTTCAGATGGGGAAGAAGACCACGTCGGACGACTTCAACCTCGGGAAGTTCTGGCATTGTTTTTGCCCTCAAGGAAACAGACCGCTATTCCATACTCCTTGAAATGAGTACAGATGGCTGCTATTTCTCTGTTCTGGTAAGAAAATAGGAAGATGGAATACCCCTCTCCATGATGTTGGATTTTGCAGAGCTTGAGCTGAAGGAAACCTGGAAGATCGTCATAGCTCAAGGTTTTGCGCACGGCTTCCTTGGCAGTCCACAACAGGTTGAGACTGCTGACCTGGCTTGATGAGCTGAATTTCTCGCGGAGAAGTCTTTCTTCGCTGCAGCTGCAATAGCGATCCTGTACACGTACAAGGGCCTCCCGGCACTGTTGGATATCAATGCCGCATAGTGAATCAGCGGCTAGAGCGGCGGCAAATTTGCTGCTATGGGTGATAGATACATCCAGAAATTCCGGATGAGTTTTCCCTTCCGCCAAAATGCAATAAGGTCTGCCGTCTGCACGATTTGCAATACCTATCTCTTTTGGGGACAACAGTCTCCCGGAGGACCCGCCGATGGCAGCGGTGCTGAGTTTGGCGCAAACTCTTCCCGCCAGCCATTCGTTCCTGCGCCTGGTCAGTTTGAAGGATTCGCACTGTGAGAGCTCATTTTCATTAAGCCATTTTCTCAGCAATTTTCGTTCCGACAATTGCTGTACAGCTGCAATCTCGATCATCGTTGCAGCAAAAAACAGGCGTGGCAAGATGGTGGAGACGGTGTCAACGAACTTCTGCGGTAGGATATTTTCGGGGGAAGATATACTTTCAACCATCATTTCATATAAATATTCATTGCAATTTCAACTATTCCTGCTACTTTTCCAGAGAGAGGAAATTGTGGGATCATATTCTTATATATTTTAATGCATTCAACATAAATAACACGCTGCTATACCGGCTGAGTTGGATAAGAAGCTTTAGGCAGAGTATTTTGGCACCCCTCAACGGGATACTGAACTGAGTGACAGTTTTTCAAGAGTAAAGCACTATAGTGGAGAAATTATGGAGACCGGTGTCAATCTGACAGGATATGATTTTGTTGTTGTTGGCCTATTGCTTCTCTTTATCGCCCGCGGTCTCTGGCTGGGATTTCTCAGGCAGGTAACGGGTCTGGTAGCGCTCTTTGTCAGTTATTATATCGCCAGCCAGTATCATGACAGATTGTTTCCATTTTTAAAAGATTTATCGGATAATCCGACAGTCATATTCATGGCAAGCATCGTCATCCTGTTCCTGGTGACTTATATTATTACGCTGTTGCTGGGAAAAGGACTCTCGCGCGTCATTGAAATTGTTATCAGCAAATGGTTTGACAAGCTCCTTGGCGCGGTTTTTGGAGGGGTGATGGGTGCTCTCGTCGTTGTTATGCTTCATATGGTACTGAGTTCGATAATGGCCCCCGAAAACACCATGCTGCGGGAATGTCAGACATGTCCCGCCCTGAACTCGTCGGCCGAATATGCCAGAACATTCATAGATGATGAAGAAGTACGCAAATCCCTGACCCAGCAGTCTCCTGCAATTTCTGTGGAAGATGTCATGAAGTTTTTCGACGACAAGCAGCAGGAGAGTGGAGCTGTGGAAAAATCAACGGTTGTAGAGTAGGGCAAGCCGTTGAGGTGAAATACCCAGGTAAAAACCGGCAATGACAAGCTGGTTGATCAAAGTGGTACGAGCGATTCCCAGCCGCCGCCATCTTCTGGCGGAGGTGACGGCATACTCGTTTAAGATGACGATTTTGCCGAGTTTCCGTGCATTTTTGATAAAGACATAATCCTCCATAATTGGAAGCTCGGGGAACATATTCAGCCTGAAAAAGTTCTCTCTTGAGACGAAGATAGCCTGATCGCCATAAGGAAGCCGGAAAAGCAGTGACCGGGCATTGGCGCAGGCTGCGATAAAACGCAGGCCTGGAGTTGCATTTTCAACTGCCAGCCGGAAGGCGCCGGCGCTGCAGGTGGGATCGCTGACCGCCTGGCGGACGGCGACCTCGAAATTTTGCGGCAGACGGGTATCGGCATGGAGAAACAGCAGGATGTTGCCGCCCGCCTCTGCAGCACCCCGGTTGAGCTGTGACGCTCTTCCTGGCTCCGTTTTCAGGACCTTGAAGTTATAGAAATCAGCCAGTTCAACAGTTCTGTCGCTGCTGCCTCCGTCAACGACAATCACCTCACAGTCAACATCTGCCAGATTCGCCGCCAGCGGGGGCATGTTGGCCTCCTCGTTACGCGTCGGGATTATAATCGAAATATTGGAGATCTTCCGGGGTGTCGATATCATGAAGCTTCTTCAAAAGTTGATGGTTGAGTTGCAGTGTGTTTATTCTCTTGAGGGTCTGGACCAGGACAGCAGAGGTGCCCCAGGCAATATCGGAAAAGAGAAAATGAAGACTCTCCAGGGAAAGACTCTTCCTGACTCCGATAAGATAATAGCCGCCGTCGAAGGCAGGGCCGATAACCACATCATTGGTCTGCAGTGCGGCAAAACCCTCCTGAAAAATACCACTATCTATTGACGGGCAATCCGCACCAACCAGGAGAACTGCCCGGTAGTCGGAGAGTTGCGCCGCGATGGCCTGGAACATACGCTCTCCCAACTCACCGGGGTGCTGTTTTTTATAGAAAAATCTCTTCCCCAGCCATTTACTCATTTCCCCGGTGGAGCCTCCATCGTGATATACTATGGTTTTACAGGGATATATTCTTGAAAAGTCGTCTATCTTCTGTAGAACCGATTGGGTCATTATCTTCTGTACAAGTGCTGCTTTCTCGGGACCAAGGGCCGGGATTAGCCGGGTTTTACAGCACCCTGGCCGTGGAAATTTGGTAAACAGCAGGATAATTTCGTGTACAGAGGTCATAGAATAGCGTATTTTAAAATCAGGAGGCATTGATCCGATCAAGCTGGAGCAGTGATGCAGGAGAGATAAAAAGTTCCTTCTTTTCCGAATTACTATAAGCGACACTTCACTGCAAGGGTATAATACTGGTGTGGCAACTTCAAGACCCTTTTTCAATTGGATGCCGACAGTAAAAAATGAGCTTTTCCCCAAGGCTAAAAAATGCCGGTGGCGATGAAAAGTAAACAGAGAAGAAAAAAACCCGAATCATATACAATCCGAAGCTATCGCGGGCAGGCGCAGGCTGCAGGCTTGATCCAAGTGCATGTGCTGATAAAGGAAACAGATCTGCACATCCAGGCGGACAGGGATGTGCAAAGGAGAGCAGAGGAAATTGTTCTGCAGTGCAGGCTGCAGCTCGAGGATCATATTATCAGGTATCCGGCTTTCTACTCATCCCTCTCTCCCCTCTCCAAAGATTTCGCAGCACCACCCCTCATCCGCGATATGTACGACGCCGCCAGAAAGGCAAATGTAGGGCCAATGGCAGCCGTAGCCGGAGGAATTGCCGAATATGTCGGCAGGACACTGCTACAGGAAGGGGTTCAGGAAATCATCATAGAAAACGGTGGTGATATTTTCATCAGCCGCAAACAATCCGCCGTCATAGCCATTTTTGCAGGTGAATCACCGTTGAGCAACAGAGTCGGCATTGAGCTTTCCGTGCCGATGCCGTGGGGAGTCTGCACTTCTTCAGGGACGGTGGGGCACAGTCTCAGCATGGGTGAGGCTGATTCGGTGACGGTGGTTGCCAGATCAACTCTGCTGGCCGATACCGCGGCAACCAGGCTCGGCAATGAGGTTGGTCGTGGAGCCGCGGGAAAGGAACGTGTTAAACAGGCTCTGGCGGCAGCTAAGACAATAGAGGGTATAACCGGGGTGGTGGTCATCTGCGGGGAAGTTCTAGGTGCCGTCGGTGATATCAGGCTTGTCAGGGTAAAAGAAGGGAGTAAGTGATGACGGATTCTTCTGGAGGAGAATCGCAGGAAAGAAGAGAGGTCGAAAGAAAATATCTGGTTTATTATCTGCGCGTATTCGATGGCATGAGCTCCAAGGTATTGGGACATATCATCAATCTTTCTTCCAGGGGAGCAATGCTGCTCAGTGACGACGCCATAGCAGTGAATAAAGACTTCCGTTTGCGAATCCAACTTCCAGCTGAAGCGAGCGAACGGCGTGATTTGATGCTTGATGCCACCAGCCTGTGGTGTAAAAAGGATACAAACCCGAATTTCTTCTTAGCAGGTTTCCAGATCCACGATCTAAAACTTTCGGAGAAGAATGATATTCACCACCTTCTCGACAAACTCAGTTATCTGGAAGACTGAGGCATCTTTACTGCAGCTCTTTGAAAAGGGCATCCCCATAACGCTCGACAAATTTATCGACATCATTGCGCCAGTCCGTAAAGACAGACAGCGAGAGATCGTTAAGTACGGTATTGGCAAGGATGGAGTTGGCGGGGCGATGTGCCGGAGTCGGATATTCGCTGGTGGTACAGGGAGTGAGGCGATGCTTCACGCCCATCTTTTCCAGAAAGTAACAGGCGGCTTCGTACCAGCTGGAGTGGCCGTCAGCCGTTGTATGGATAATCCCCTGGACGGAGGAATCCAGTAAACCCTCAATCTGTTCGGCCAGAGTGTATGACCAGGTAAGAGAACCATATTGATCATTGACAACCTTGCGGATAGCTGTTGGGTCGGCAAGGGTAATTCGCAGCATGGTCTTGAGAAAGTTCGGTCCATGTGCGGAGTAGAGCCAGGCGGTGCGCAGAATTGCATAGTCATGGCAATGAGCCTGCACCGCTTTTTCCCCGTCGAGCTTGGTCCTCCCGTATTGCGAAAGCGGGTTTACCCGATCATCTTCGCGATAGGCCAGGGGGACCGTTTTCCTGCCGTCAAAGACATAGTCCGTCGAGATATGAATGAGCCTGCTTTTTGCCTGCCGGCAGGCGCGGGCCAGAAAGGCGGGTCCGTCGCTGTTTATCCTGCGGCATAGCTCTTCTTCCTTTTCGCAATTGTCAACCGCAGTGTAGGCAGCACAGTTTATAACCACATCGGGTTGTTGTGCGGTTATAAAGGAGATGGTGTTTGCCTCGTTGCAAAGATCAAGTTCGGCCAGAGTGGGAGTAATGAGTTGGTGTTCCCTGCCCAGGATGCTCCGGCAATCCGTACCTAATTGTCCGTCAAAGCCGACGATGACGATTTTCATAAGGTGTCCGTTATTAGTACCTTACAGATTGTTTTTCTTGTTCTTTTGCAGGAAAATAATCTGTCTAAAGGTTCTTATACCCCTCAAGGGGGTACTGTAAAGAGTCCAGCTCAGCTGGGTTAGTTGTGGTTGTTGCGGTAAGGGCTGGAACCCTTTTTTTCAGCGATGATGTCGACGATATATTTGCCGTACTGGTTCTTCAGCATATCGGAGGCCAGATAGGTGATTTCATCAATGGAGATATACCCCAGCTCCATGGCAATCTCCTCGATACAGGCAATTTTCAGTCCCTGCCTGTCCTGGACCACCTGGACGTAGTTTGAGGCATGCTGCAGCGATTCGTGGGTTCCGGTATCGAGCCAGCAGAAGCCGCGGCCGAGAGGTTCTACCTTGAGTTTTCCGCGGCGCAGATATTCCATGTTGACATCGGTTATTTCAAGCTCATCTCTGGCGGAGGGTTTGATCTGCTCTGCAATGGACACTACTTCGTTATCGTAAAAATAGAGGCCTGGGACCGCAAATCTTGATTTTGGGAATTGCGGTTTTTCTTCAATGCCGATGACATTATGATCTTTATCAAATTCAACTACACCATAACGCTCCGGATCCTTAACCAGATAACCGAAAATGATGCCGCCCTCTTTGAGGCCGGCGCAATTTCTGACGATCCGGGAGAAGCCCGGACCGAAAAAGATATTATCGCCGAGGATGAGCGCCACCGTATCATTGCCGATAAACTTTTTACCGATGATAAAGGCCTGGGCCAGTCCCTTGGGTTCGGGCTGAACCTCATAGCTCAGGGACAGACCAAATTGAGAGCCATCGCCAAAAAGCTCCTCAAAGCGGGGCAAATCGGCAGGGGTGGAAATGATAAGGATTTCCCGAATACCTGCGAGCATCAATACCGACAGGGGATAGTAAATCATCGGTTTGTCATAGACAGGGATAAGCTGCTTGGAGACAACCTTGGTGAGTGGGTAGAGCCGCGTGCCTGATCCCCCGGCAAGTATGATTCCTTTCATAAAAAGTAGTATATTTATTTTTGCTTGTTAGCGGGTTAGCGAGTAGACTTAGAAGACATCTTTGAGAAGAAAAAGAGTATAGCATTCTTG from Desulfopila inferna carries:
- a CDS encoding Jag family protein gives rise to the protein MTSQNKDFYGKEVTDAIQKACKELQVPQEQLEIEVVETGSSGIFGLIRKKAHIRARIKKSGSPSRRPKRENSKTVEEKAVSSVAAEKEENEISSPEPQESPPVAEEKNTAEEPVPPQPAIISEPEIADDTEDESEDDVDMPDDQEIPEEEELPEESLLLIKEELSRLLALMGYPSQVEVSSAGTSVLCHVGEEYEDILTGQDGKTLDSIQYLLRKIIARKVPNRLRLTVDIGNYREKRLSELKERALELAEMVKVDGKTQVIAALSPSERRVIHMSLQEDKEIRSRSVGDGLFKKILIYKPGKGGKSSGRKRNNSRGRRGQSSRKKSSSSED
- the mnmE gene encoding tRNA uridine-5-carboxymethylaminomethyl(34) synthesis GTPase MnmE produces the protein MTEYTTDTTIAAISTPPGSGGIGIIRISGSSALPVLQSLFQPGNPSCDFRSHHLFHGNIVDPDQQRILDEVLVVYMASPKTYTREDVVEIHCHGSFLVLQSILELILQRGVELADPGEFTKRAFLNGRIDLTKAEAVIDILAAKTRKGIDIAQEQLAGALYQRVEKIREALKGMRALIEVSIDFPDEDVEIVDRESMVRRLKAEVIAPIDHLLLCADQGRIYREGISVVIVGRPNVGKSSLLNALLQEERALVTAIPGTTRDSIEEHIDVMGMPVRITDTAGIREGGDEVEALGIQRARRLLNEADIVFFMIDGADGILAEDTVLFASVSHKQNILVINKTDLLQDTDRATFIPFQKDLPRVFISAKEQHGMDALRRLLFETVTGAKDQWQEDACAPNLRHKQNLTKAKAAADGIVDGLEMGITNDLLAVDLQECLDQLGDIVGETTTEDILDVIFEQFCLGK
- a CDS encoding bifunctional sulfate adenylyltransferase/adenylylsulfate kinase, which translates into the protein MSTIEYSESLIVHFRRAEILRQEALTLQNIDLYGRQLADIELLLNRGMYPLDGYMNRENYEAVLDTMRLVDGTVFPMPISLDVTEKTAHTLEIGQRVALNDQEGVLLAVLTISDIWPMDKDREAEAVYGTRDASLHPEVQSLLERETDWYVGGTMEGVSLPVHYDFQDLRFTPSETVRRFTMNGWRKVLGFHTDDYLHCAHREMVLTAARRAGAAILLHPVADLSHPGDLDYYTQVRCYQHFVDKFPPNMILLGLMPLAGRKSGPRAALSQAVIRKNFGCSHFMVAEDHADPFINGNDRFYPRGAAQELVAEMAPKTGIEMVPQIDLGYLPEKKIYVEISADQKEQVETISSKELQRRLTSGIYIPEWFSYPEVVQELQRTFPPRSKQGFTVFMTGLSGSGKSTIARVLLVKFLEMRDRPVTLLDGDIVRKNLSSELTFTKEHRNLNITRIGFVASEITKNGGIALCAPIAPYEGSRQANRDLISRRGGYIEVYVSTPLEVCEARDRKGLYARARAGIVKGVTGITDPYDPPKNPDIEIDTSEITPMEAVQEILLYLQQQGYIV
- a CDS encoding molybdopterin-binding protein — protein: MTPSCLIIMKNNPSLEMALKVIRDHLPVLRSENILLNQALGRVCSASLYASESYPSFSQSNRDGYAVGKTPFGKTKDGLEYRLDAEIAAGDIQIRRNRPGFAHRIMTGAPVPRGVWKVIPQEMCRERKGGVFIAEQTLLAAASHIQKRGSSLRRGALLLRDGACLGPAHLARLADSGYVQLQVYQRPKVAFFCTGSELVDNPARQSRGQKISSNRYLLAALIHGFGGRGDDCGAVRDQREALEKHLTRVEDGNSDIIISTGGMGPGRYDLMEETFTRCGGKIIFSSLKLRPGKSVLFGIIGNSLYFGLPGPPQAVQALFHVLIRPALLAMQGLVQWKTAARAYLKEEMMVRKPGVLKLQEAVLSEERGVVMVRPAGGKETGNCYLFCPAARKRLKKDELATVLPLTPPSFLSS
- the mutM gene encoding bifunctional DNA-formamidopyrimidine glycosylase/DNA-(apurinic or apyrimidinic site) lyase produces the protein MPELPEVEVVRRGLLPHLKNRKVLGFRWSGKNLRTIVPEGLLRERMTNAVITDVGRRAKYLLLPTDRGDLLIIHLGMTGQLGLFSKGTPDAKHDHLFFILSDNIELRYHDVRRFGAVHLITQEERGEAEISFFQSTGPEPFSDTCTAAYLHHKACGSSQAVKTFLMNGRIIAGIGNIYANESLFAAGIHPATPAGKLSKKQWQLLLNKVREILNWAIECGGSTISDFLNAGGGSGYFQANFRVYGRDGKSCVACSTTLVRQVISGRASVFCPRCQMIR
- a CDS encoding 4'-phosphopantetheinyl transferase superfamily protein translates to MMVESISSPENILPQKFVDTVSTILPRLFFAATMIEIAAVQQLSERKLLRKWLNENELSQCESFKLTRRRNEWLAGRVCAKLSTAAIGGSSGRLLSPKEIGIANRADGRPYCILAEGKTHPEFLDVSITHSSKFAAALAADSLCGIDIQQCREALVRVQDRYCSCSEERLLREKFSSSSQVSSLNLLWTAKEAVRKTLSYDDLPGFLQLKLCKIQHHGEGYSIFLFSYQNREIAAICTHFKEYGIAVCFLEGKNNARTSRG
- a CDS encoding CvpA family protein, which codes for METGVNLTGYDFVVVGLLLLFIARGLWLGFLRQVTGLVALFVSYYIASQYHDRLFPFLKDLSDNPTVIFMASIVILFLVTYIITLLLGKGLSRVIEIVISKWFDKLLGAVFGGVMGALVVVMLHMVLSSIMAPENTMLRECQTCPALNSSAEYARTFIDDEEVRKSLTQQSPAISVEDVMKFFDDKQQESGAVEKSTVVE
- a CDS encoding TIGR04283 family arsenosugar biosynthesis glycosyltransferase; the protein is MPPLAANLADVDCEVIVVDGGSSDRTVELADFYNFKVLKTEPGRASQLNRGAAEAGGNILLFLHADTRLPQNFEVAVRQAVSDPTCSAGAFRLAVENATPGLRFIAACANARSLLFRLPYGDQAIFVSRENFFRLNMFPELPIMEDYVFIKNARKLGKIVILNEYAVTSARRWRRLGIARTTLINQLVIAGFYLGISPQRLALLYNR